One Arvicanthis niloticus isolate mArvNil1 chromosome X, mArvNil1.pat.X, whole genome shotgun sequence genomic window, tccctccctccctccctcttcccctttgtgtttgtgtgtgtgtgaattttctctcTTTACTTCTCTTTCTCGCCAGCCCTAAGGAGTTAAAAGAGTTTATATGTTTTTCCACTGGCCACAGGGAGTGTCAGCCCCTGTAAATTAAGCTTTGTACCTTCAGAGAATAGTCTGCCAAGTAGTTGCCCTAATCACTGGCTGCCATTAGCAGCAGCCTCTGTCAGTATCTAGACTAAACTAAATCAGCATCTCTAAACTCTGACCCCCATCAGCTGCCTACCTTGGTTTAcccaccacatggatgccaaAGCTGGTAATTGGCAGAGGCTGTGTCAAAGAGATTTCACATCTTACTCCTCACTCCCTTCCATTCTTCTTGCTGAAAAAATGGAGATCCTAGCTACAGGGTTTTACTTTGAACTTATTCCATACCTCAAAATGTATAAGGAAAGGATACCTCACCCACCACACAGGCTCTGATTCCCTTTGGAGACCTCACTATGCAAGGAACCTGAACCATTCTCAGAGCCCATGCCCTGCTGTTGCTTTCCTGCGTGACCATAAATTAATAATGCTTCTAACATACCCCAGTAATCTGTCTCAGTGTCCTCTTATGCCACCCTGCCCCATCCAAAACCTAACAGTAGTTGGAtgattggtttgtttggttttggtcttttgttttaGTGTTTCAGAGAAATGTACTTTTGTGGTATTCTATTTCTTATGTAGACAATGGGAATAGCCTTGGATGTTAACAACAGTGGAGACACAGCCTGACACAATCATGCTAGCTAGCAAACTGTAATAGCTTGCAGTAGCATCTGCTACTCCCATTTATATCTACctcaaagagaaagaaggacagaaCTATGGATTCTAGAGAAATTTGGAGCCGAAATCTAGCCTTACCTTGTTATGTACAAGGCTTTCACATCTGTGGTCATTGCAAGTTCCACATGTACACAGTAAATCTGATAAGGTCTATCTTATATGATGTAGATAACCAAAGGATGAATGTCAACTGGGACACTATAGAAAGTTGATTTTAAACCAATGGCAGTTTTACTAGTGATAATATGACTGAAGATAAAGGCTTTTTTCCCCCACAGACTTTTGTTTGCAGAATATATTTGAGAACATGCAAGTCTAAAAACTTGGACATTGCGAAgaaccacaaaacaaataaaagtaaatagtgTTTCCAAGTTAGGTAATAATATTTAgattggagattttttttttctttaactttactATGTTTTGAGTCAATGGCCAACATTCTCCTTGATAACTGTTTATACTGAGATGTCTCTTTTAAGGATTAGATGGTTTAGCAGCAAGAAAAGCATTTGCTTCCAAGTATAATGGATGACTTTAGTTTGATCACTGGAACTCACATAATTAAAATGATTCCTGTAAATATTCCTCTCACCTTCATATATAGACcatgatgtgtgtatatgcatgtgtatgcatgtgcacagtgtgcaaacacacaaaaatacatatggctttcataattatttattttttaaagttatgttatAATTGTATCAATTCCCCCTCCCATTTTCTTCCCCCAAACACCTACATCCTCACCTTCTGGCTCTCTTTcaatttcaacacacacacacacacacacaaacacacacacacacacacacacacacacacacacacacacatatatatatatatatatatatatatatatatatcccaatttttaaaaaaaggtagcCAAAAAATTTAAAGCAGGGGTAAACAAGAGGGGGCAGAGCAAGGAAAGGGGAGTGGTGATAAAATGCTGTAATTATATCACAGTTCTTTCTATGGAAAATGATATTTAATTTTGCGCTAGCTTATTTGTTTCTTCCACAAGTATCAGCAGCTGGACTTCTATGTTTCATGGTTCGAcaatattaatttaaagaaattttcattgaaattaagctttgaaatttcttttatcaTAACCAATTTTAGACAAgtctttaaagtttaaaaaatacattctaaGAAACTTGGTACAAATATACTTAAATGAAAGAGAATTTGCCTCTACCAGCCCTAAGTAACAGACAATTGTCTTTCTGGAACCTATTTTCAAAGGATTTTCATCAATTTCTCTCAGAAAATCCATGCACCTCATTGTGTAGCTTGTGCAGTGTATTCATCTAGACTGGGATAAACACATGGACTCTGCCGTGTAAGATTTCTTGCTGGTACTCTCTGAAACTAAGAAACATTTATGATATATTTCCTATTCTAGCTTAAAGTTTAAGCTCCATGATGCATTGAGTCACATTTGCTCATCAACTCACATTACTCCATGCATCTTCTGTGCATCTGACCTTGCTCATCACTCCCACATCCTCATGCAACCCACCATGCATTGTCACTTAAATTACACTCTGTTGACAGAACTAAAATCCTACAATGCTCTAAGTGACCTCCATCAGATACTATGTGGCTGtattgaatcagaaatctgctcTTCCTAATACTTTCTCTCACATGCCCTTCTTAGagtcttttctattctcttccttctgtgtaACTGCTGCTAAATTCTAAATCCCTGTGGAGAGCAGGTGGATCTTTGCTGTCATTGACAATAATATCTATGGGAAGAACTACCAAAGAGCTGATGCCCAATGAATGGCTGGGGAAAATAATGAGATGACAAAAGATGACAAGAAACCTGTATATGGGGCTTAATTTATCAGTTGTGGGTAGATCTTTGCTGTCATTAACACTAATATCAGTGGGGAGGAGCTATCAAAGAGTTGATGCCCAGTACATGACTGGGGAAAATAATGAAATGACAAGGAAACTAGATACAAGGTTAaatttatcagtttttttttcttaccaagtCCAGTAAGTTTAATGAAACCAagtttatttctattaaaattatgAACTGTAGCACATCACATTCTGTGAAACCTTTTCTCATGTCTTGTTTTATGCTTGTTAAGAAGaaatgtatgaatgttttccaATAACTTTAAAACTCCAAATatcttactcttggcaaacagcAACAAACTTAGCAGACGTTAAGAAGCACATATGAAGCAAATTAATTTTCAGTTATAGGAATATTAATGTAACAAAGAAAGGTATGTATACTTTCCCCATGCATCACAAAAGGTATTTATTGTCTTAGTGTATTCCCACCTACTCATAAACGCCCCACTACTCAGAAGACTGGTTGTTCTTCAGCACAGTGACAGCTATCACCAAGGGCTAGCTAAATGTGGGAGGACCTTCTAGGTTGGGCATGGGAGAGAACCCTGTCAGCACGGACACTAACAGCCTTGTCTCTCCTTGCTGCTCTCTCAGCCTGGTTACTGAGAGCCTCCTCATACTGTTGAGGATAGTAACCAGGAATGGCATCTCTGATCTTATCCAAAACTTCCAGGACTTTCCTGGAAATGGATTCTTCATGGGCTCTGGAACCCCATAGAAACTCATAGGTTGGGGGATCACTGCCAGGAACTTGGCGGTACTCCACATAATTCTGCTCAACTAGCTCTTTGGTGATGAAATTCTGGGGATTCCCAAAGATTAAGTGCCTCCTCCCAGGATATATCCCCTGCATGTGGAGAAACTGCCAGACCTCTTCCTCAGTGGCACGGTTGCCCTTCATTAAGATCATACCCAGGAGGGTCAGGATGAGACCCGTCTTAGGCAATTCTCTCCTGCCACCCACATTTGCCCCAGGGAGGATGGGTAACTTGTTAACTAGGACATAGGACTGAGTGGCAGGGTTGTCAACCTTCAACTCCAGACCATAGACCAGTTCCAGCTGATAGGTGGCTTTCTCCAGGATGCGGGGGAAGTCAGCCTTGTACTTCGTGCTGATCAGCTTCAGCATCTCTGCCTCCACGGGTTGCTCATCCTTCTGGTACTTCTCCAGCAGATAGTGGAGTACCTTGCTGGCCTTCCTGGTCAGAGGGTCGTTGCGTGCAGTTTGGATGG contains:
- the LOC117694091 gene encoding melanoma-associated antigen B4-like, which encodes MPRGNKSKSRSRAKRQQMRGERPNLQGAQPTAEEEEEAASPALVQGDVPSSPDIGTPQGSEKAASHSSSALNVPHPVHDVGAAGSFTGMDERRANVSIIADAIQTARNDPLTRKASKVLHYLLEKYQKDEQPVEAEMLKLISTKYKADFPRILEKATYQLELVYGLELKVDNPATQSYVLVNKLPILPGANVGGRRELPKTGLILTLLGMILMKGNRATEEEVWQFLHMQGIYPGRRHLIFGNPQNFITKELVEQNYVEYRQVPGSDPPTYEFLWGSRAHEESISRKVLEVLDKIRDAIPGYYPQQYEEALSNQAERAARRDKAVSVRADRVLSHAQPRRSSHI